A portion of the Ficedula albicollis isolate OC2 chromosome 4, FicAlb1.5, whole genome shotgun sequence genome contains these proteins:
- the LOC101817462 gene encoding interleukin-8-like has protein sequence MKKKRGIYVRGGVDKAAFSAPLAGELRCRCVRTVSEVIPPRRLARLELLAEGPHCAVPEVIATTKQGQMVCLDPAAPWVKLLVTRMLRSSPNKL, from the exons atgaagaaaaagagagggatCTATGTGCGCGGAGGAGTGGACAAGGCGGCTTTCA GTGCGCCGCTGGCCGGGGAGCTGCGCTGCCGCTGCGTGCGGACCGTGTCCGAGGTGATCCCGCCGCGCCGCCTGGCCCGCCTGGAGCTCCTCGCCGAGGGGCCGCACTGCGCCGTGCCCGAGGTCAT AGCCACGACGAAGCAGGGACAGATGGTCTGCCTGGACCCCGCCGCGCCCTGGGTCAAGCTCCTGGTCACCAGGATGCTCCGCAG TTCACCCAACAAGCTCTGA
- the LOC101808210 gene encoding interleukin-8-like, with protein MNGKLVAVLALFLISAAVSQGRTLARMGTELRCQCIATHSRFIPPKTIQDVKLTQSGPHCKNVEVIATLKDGKEVCLEPTAPWVQLIVKAILARAQQNSDSPL; from the exons ATGAACGGCAAGCTCGTAGCTGTCCTGGCCCTTTTCCTGATCTCAGCAGCTGTGTCTCAAG GTAGGACCCTGGCAAGGATGGGAACTGAGCTCCGGTGCCAGTGCATAGCCACTCATTCCAGGTTCATTCCCCCCAAAACCATCCAAGATGTGAAGCTGACACAGAGCGGCCCCCACTGCAAGAACGTTGAAGTGAT AGCTACTCTGAAGGATGGCAAAGAGGTGTGCTTGGAGCCCACTGCTCCCTGGGTGCAGCTGATTGTAAAGGCAATTTTGGCCAG GGCTCAGCAAAATTCTGACTCTCCTCTCTAA